Proteins from one Tenrec ecaudatus isolate mTenEca1 chromosome 8, mTenEca1.hap1, whole genome shotgun sequence genomic window:
- the PBK gene encoding lymphokine-activated killer T-cell-originated protein kinase yields the protein MEETNNFKTPSKLSEKKKSVLCSTPSVNIPASPFMQKLGFGTGVNVYLMKRSPRGLSHSPWAVKKINSKCTDQYQSMYQKRLTDEAKVLKNLHHPNIVGYRAFTRASDGSLCLAMEYGGEKSLNDLIEERNENSQAPFPADTILQVALNMARGLKYLHQEKKLLHGDIKSSNVVIKGDFETIKICDVGVSLPLDENMTVTDPEACYIGTEPWKPKETLEENGIITDKADIFAFGLTLWEMMTLSIPHVNLSDIDDDEDETFDESDFDDEAYYAALGTRPPINMEELDESYHKVIELFSVCTNEDPKDRPSAAHIVEALETNV from the exons ATGGAAGAAACCAATAATTTCAAGACGCCAAGCAAATTGtctgaaaaaaagaaatctg TGCTGTGTTCAACTCCAAGTGTAAATATTCCTGCGTCTCCATTTATGCAGAAGCTTGGCTTTGGTACTGGTGTAAATGTTTACCTAATGAAAAG GTCTCCAAGAGGTTTGTCTCATTCTCCATGGGCTGTGAAAAAGATTAATTCTAAATGTACTGATCAGTATCAGAGTATGTATCAAAAGAGACTAACCGATGAAGCTAAGGTTTTGAAAAATCTTCATCATCCAAACATTGTAG GTTATCGTGCGTTCACTCGAGCCAGTGATGGTAGTCTATGTCTTGCTATGGAATATGGAGGTGAAAAGTCTCTAAATGACTTAATAGAAGAACGGAATGAAAACAGCCAAGCTCCTTTTCCAGCTGACACAATTTTACAAGTTGCTCTGAACATGGCCAGGGGGCTAAAG TATCTGCACCAAGAAAAGAAACTGCTTCATGGGGACATAAAATCTTCAAATGTTGTCATTAAAGGTGATTTTGAAACTATTAAAATTTGTGATGTTGGAGTGTCTCTACCATTAGATGAAAATATGACTG TGACTGACCCTGAGGCCTGTTACATTGGCACTGAGCCGTGGAAACCCAAGGAAACTTTGGAGGAGAATGGGATTATTACGGATAAAGCAGACATATTTGCCTTTGGGCTTACTCTCTGGGAAATGATGACCTTATCTATTCCACATGTTAATCTTTCAGATATTGATGATGACGAAG ATGAAACATTTGACGAAAGTGACTTTGATGATGAAGCGTACTATGCAGCCTTGGGAACTAGGCCACCTATTAATATGGAAGAGCTGGATGAATCGTACCACAAGGTGATCGAACTCTTCTCTGTGTGCaccaatgaagatcccaaagatcGTCCTTCGGCAGCACACATAGTTGAAGCTTTGGAAACGAATGTTTAG